The window GCCTCGTGCACCGCCGTGGGCAGCGTGCGGAAGAACGAGTACATGAAGAAGACGGTGAAGGGCATCGAGTAGGCGACGTAGACCATGATCAGGCCCTGGTACGTGTTCAGCATGTCCAGGCGCTTGACCATGAAGAACAGCGGTACCAGTGCCAGGAACACGGGGAACATCGCCCCGGACACGAAGAAGTAGTAGATGATCCGGTTCCCCCGGAAGGGGTAGCGGGCCAGTACGTACGCCGCCATCGAGCCGAGCAGCATGGTCAGCGGGACCGAGAACACCATCACGATCATCGTGTGGGCGAAGTAGTCGCCGATGCCCTTGTCCCAGGCGCGGGAGAAGGCGTCGAGGTGCCAGTTCGAGGGCCAACTGAGTGCCGAGCCGCCGATCTGGGAGTCGGTCTTGAAGGAGCCGAGCATCAGCCAGGCCAGCGGCAGGACGATCAGCACCGCCCAGACGGCCAGGAAGCCGTGCGAGAAGACATTGAGCGCCACGCCCTCGGACGGGGGGCTCCCGCCGTCCTTCTTGACGCGTCGGCCTCCGCCGGACCGCTCGGCCTCGGTCGTGCCGGCGGTCTTGGTCACTGTGGTCATCGTGTCTCCCGCTCAGAACTCGATGCGCTCGCGGCGGGTGGCGCGCAGCGTGATGAGAGAAAGGATCATGGTCAGGATCAGCATGACCACGCCCATGGCGCAGGCGTATCCGCTCTTGCCGAAGTAGAGGAAGTTGCGCATCAGCACCGTGGCCATGACCTCGCTGTGATGGTCGGGTCCGCCGCCGAACTGGCCCGAGGTCATGGTCGACACGAGGACGAACATGTCCATGGCGGCGATGCCCAGGTAGACCGCGGAGGTCTGCACAGAGTCCCACAGCAGGGGCAGGGTGACCTTGAAGAAGGTCTGGGCGCGTCCCGCGCCGTCGAGCAGCGCGGCCTCGTAGATGTCCTTCGGCACGGACTGCATGGCCGCGGAGAAGAGCACCAGGTAGAAGCCGACGCCGTGCCAGACGACCACCATCAGCAGGCACCAGAGCACCAGGTCGGGTTCGTTGAGCCACTCGACGGGGTGGGCCGCGTCGACGATGCCGATCTTGGTGAGGAAGCCGTTGAGGAGGCCGCCCTCGTCGCTTCGGTACACGGCGCCGAAGAGCACCGCGAGGATGGCGAGGGAGAGGACCTGCGGGAAGAAGTAGACCACCTTGTAGAAGGCCGACCCGCGTACGCCCTTGACGCCGCCGGCCCCGCCGCGGCCGCCCGCGTTCAGCATGAAGGCGAAGAACAGGGACAGCAGGATGGTGATCGTCGGGACGAACACCAGGAGCAGCAGGTTGTGCCACAGGGCGCCTCGGAAGACCTCGTCCTTCATCAGGGCCGTGTAGTTCTCGACGCCGACGAACCGGAACGTCGGCGACTGGCCCGACCAGTCGGTGAAGGAGTAGCCGAACGTCTGGATGTACGGCCAGATGACAAAGGTCAGATACAGCGCGAGAGGCAGGACGAGGAAGCCGGTGATGAAACCGAGCCTTCCTCTGCTCTGGGCTACTTGGCTCATGGTGTCCGTCCCTGGAGGTGCCGGGTGACCGGTGGACGCGGTGTCAGCTGCGCTTGTTGTTCTTGGCGTTCGGGGTCTTGGCGGCCTTGTCGACCGCGGCCTGGGCCCGCTTGATCCATTCCTTGGGCTGGATGCGCTTGGCCATCAGCTCGTTGGAGGCGTTCTGGATCTCGGCGTCCATCTCGCTGTACCAGTCGGGGTACAGGTAGTTGAACGTGTTGGTGCCGGCTCCCTTGAGGGCGCCGACGGCCGACTGGGTGCCCGGGCGCAGCTTCACGTTCGGGTCCACGCCGTCCTTGACGACGGTGAGGGAGTTGGCCTGCTGGGCGAAGAGGGTGGACCACTCGCGGGACAGCATCGAGCGGAGGAACTCCAGGCCGCCGGCCTTGTTCGCGGCCTTCTCCGGGACGATGAACGGCTCGCCGGCGCCGGCGCGGATCGCCTCGAAGGGCAGCTTGCTGTCCGCGAGCACCGGGACCGGGAGGAACTTCATGTCGAAGTCCTCGGGGGTCTGCTTGAGCTGCTCGTTCTCCAGCCAGGAGCCGGAGGGGATGAAGGCGGCCTTGTACTGGTTCCAGGCCGTCTGGGACTCCGTGTGGGTGAGGCCGTTGGTGCCCGGCATCAGGAGGCCCTTCTCCACCACCTCGTACACCGCCTCGACCGCGGCGAGGGCGGCCGGGTTGCCCTCGAAGGCGTTCGGTTCGAGGTTGTCGATCGCCTTCATGGCGTCCAGGCCGCCCTTCTTGGCGATCAGGTCCATGATGACGACGTTGATGTAGTACGGGAACTTGCCCTGGTGGGCGAGGCCGCCGATACCGGCCTCCTTGGCCTTGGTGCAGACCGCGAGGAACTCGTCCCAGGTCTTGGGCTCGCTCCAGCCCTTCTCCTTGAAGAGCTTGCCGGAGTACCAGAGGCCGAACACGGTGTAGACGTAGTTGAGGGCGACGAACTTGCCGCCCTGGGTGCCCTGTTCGACGGTGCCGGCGATGAGGACGTCGCGCACCTTCTTGCTCGGGTCGTCGAGCGAGGGCGAGTCGAGCACCTGGGTGAGGTCGGCGAGCTGACCGCCCTTGGCGAGGACGTCGATCTTGATCTGCTGGGCGCCGGAGTCGTCGACGACGTCCGGCGGGTTGCCGCCGTTGAAGCGCGGCTGGAGCTTGGCGGTGATCTCCTGGGTGCCGAGGTGGGTGCTGGTGGTGCCCCACTTCTTGTCGAAGGCCGCTTCCCAGGCCTTCGCGTAGTCGTCACCGAATCCGCCCTTGAAGACGACGACGTCCATCTTGCTGCCCTTGGCCACGCCGAAGGGGTTCTCCTTGGTGACCGCGCCCTTGGGAGCGCCGCCCTCGGGAGCCTCCTCACCGCCGGAGGCGCAGGCGGACAGGAAGCTCATCGTCGGTACGGCGATCAGGCCGAGTGCCGCGGAGCGCTTGATCAGGTCCCGGCGGCCGAGGCCGTCACCGGTGCTGTTCTCGCCGTGGGCGGAGGTGGATCCCATGCTCAAGTCCTCGCCTTCGTCAGGAGTGTGAAGGAGGAAGGGAAAACGGCAGCCGCAAGCGGTAGCCGTGCATGCGGACATCGCCGCAGGTCCCCGCCGTCCCCCGGTCCGGGGCCGCTCGTTTCGCGGTGGTCCGGACGGGCACAGGTATAGTCCACTTCCGCTCGGGTGAGCAAGATCGTGCACAAGTATCTGCCCCGGCTTTTCCGAGTTGAGACCTCACCGTCACCTGCCTGGCCGATACCCGACCGCCCGGACAAGCGGAAGGGCCGCACCCCCTTGACGGGGGTACGGCCCTATGGTGCCGACTGCCGGCGGATCGCTCCGCCTGGCGCGCTATCAGCCTCGGATGAGGTTCCGGAGCACGTACTGCATGATGCCGCCGTTGCGGTAGTAATCCGCCTCGCCCGGCGTGTCGATGCGGACCACCGCGTCGAACTCCACACCGGTGTCGGTGGTCACCTTGACGGTGCGCGGGGTGGTGCCGTTGTTCAGCTCCTCCACACCGGTGAAGGCGAAGGTCTCCTCGCCGGTGAGGCCCAGCGAGGCGGCCGTGGCACCCTCGGGGAACTGCAGGGGCAGGACGCCCATGCCGATCAGGTTCGAGCGGTGGATGCGCTCGTAGGACTCGGCGATGACGGCCTTGACGCCGAGCAGCGCGGTGCCCTTGGCCGCCCAGTCGCGGGACGAGCCGGAGCCGTACTCCTTGCCCGCCAGGATGACCAGCGGGATGCCGGCGGCCTGGTAGTTCTGCGAGGCGTCGTAGATGAAGGCGACCGGCGCCCCGTCGACGGTGAAGTCGCGGGTGAAGCCGCCCTCGGTGCCCGCGGCGATCTGGTTGCGCAGGCGAATGTTCGCGAACGTGCCGCGGATCATGACCTCGTGGTTGCCTCGGCGGGAACCGTACGAGTTGAAGTCGCGGCGCTCGACGCCGTGCTCCGTGAGGTACTTGCCGGCCGGGGTGTCGGCCTTGATGGCACCGGCCGGGGAGATGTGGTCGGTGGTGACCGAGTCGCCCAGCTTGGCCAGGACGCGGGCGCCGGCGATGTCCGAGACCGGGGTGGTCTCCATCGTCATGCCCTCGAAGTAAGGAGGCTTGCGGACGTAGGTGGACTGGGGGTCCCACTCGAACGTGTTGCCGGTCGGGATCTCCAGCGCCTGCCACTGGGCGTCGCCCGCGAAGACGTCCTGGTAGGACTTGCTGAACATGTCCTCGCCGATGGCATTCGCCACGACGTCGTTGACCTCGGCCTCCGACGGCCAGATGTCGGCCAGGAAGACCGGCTTGCCGTCGGTGTCGGTGCCCAGCGCGTCCTGGGTGATGTCCACCTTCATGGAGCCCGCGATGGCGTACGCGACGACCAGCGGCGGGGAGGCCAGGTAGTTCATCTTGACGTCGGGGTTGATGCGACCCTCGAAGTTGCGGTTGCCCGAGAGCACCGAGGTGACCGCGAGGTCGGCCTCGTTGATCGCCTTCGAGATCTCCTCGTCCAGGGGACCGGAGTTGCCGATGCAGGTGGTGCAGCCGTACCCGACGAGGTTGAAGCCCATCTTGTCGAGGTACGGGGTCAGGCCGGCCTTGTCGAAGTAGTCGGTGACGACCTTCGAGCCCGGGGCCAGGGTGGTCTTGACCCACGGCTTGCGGGTCAGGCCCTTCTCGGACGCCTTCTTGGCCACGAGCGCCGCGGCGACCATGACGTAGGGGTTCGAGGTGTTGGTGCACGAGGTGATCGCGGCGACCGTGACGGCGCCGTGGTCGATCTCGAAGGAGGTGCCGTCGGCCAGGGTCACCGGGGTGGGCTTGGTGGGCACACCGTTGGAGGACGCCGGGGCGTCGGACGCCGGGAAGGACTCCTTGCCGGCCTCCTCGTCGTCGCTGACGTAGTTGCGCACGTCGACCGCGAACTGCTCGGCGGCGTTCGCGAGGACGATGCGGTCCTGCGGGCGCTTCGGGCCGGCGATGGAGGGGACGACCGTGGAGAGGTCGAGCTCCAGCTTCTCGGAGAAGTCCGGCTCGGCGGCCGGGTCCAGCCACAGGCCCTGGGCCTTGGCGTACGCCTCGACGAGGGCGACCTGCTGGGCGTCACGGCCGGTCAGGCGCAGGTACTTCAGCGTCTCGTCGTCGATCGGGAAGATCGCGGCGGTGGAGCCGAACTCCGGCGACATGTTGCCGATGGTGGCGCGGTTGGCGAGCGAGGTGGCGGCGACGCCCTCGCCGTAGAACTCGACGAACTTGCCGACGACGCCGTGCTTGCGCAGCATCTCGGTGATCGTGAGGACCAGGTCGGTGGCGGTGGTGCCGGCCGGCAGCTCGCCGGTCAGCTTGAAGCCGACCACGCGCGGGATCAGCATGGAGACCGGCTGGCCGAGCATCGCGGCCTCGGCCTCGATGCCGCCGACGCCCCAGCCCAGCACGCCCAGGCCGTTGACCATGGTGGTGTGCGAGTCGGTGCCGACGAGGGTGTCGGGGTACGCCTGGCCATTGCGAACCATGACCGTGCGGGCCAGGTGCTCGATGTTGACCTGGTGGACGATGCCGGTGCCCGGGGGGACGACCTTGAAGTCGTCGAAGGCGGTCTGGCCCCAGCGCAGGAACTGGTAGCGCTCCTTGTTGCGGCCGTACTCCAGCTCGACGTTCTGCGCGAAGGCTTCCTTCGTGCCGAACTTGTCGGCGATGACCGAGTGGTCGATGACCATCTCGGCGGGCGAGAGCGGGTTGATCTTCGCCGGGTCGCCGCCGAGGGCCTTGACGGCCTCGCGCATGGTGGCGAGGTCGACGACACACGGCACACCGGTGAAGTCCTGCATGATCACGCGGGCCGGCGTGAACTGGATCTCCTCGCTGGGCTGGGCCTGCGAGTCCCAGTTGCCGAGCGACCGGATGTGGTCGGCGGTGATGTTCGCGCCGTCCTCGGTACGGAGCAGGTTCTCCAGCAGGACCTTCAGGCTGTAGGGAAGGCGGGCGGAGCCCTCGACCTTGTCCAGCTTGAAGATCTCGTACGACTCGTCGCCCACCTGCAGCGTGCTGCGGGCGTCGAAGCTGTTCGCCGACACGACAGTCTCCTTCATGCATGAATTCGCGCGTATTTCCGCAATCCTGCCGCCACGCCCCTTGGCCAATCCGCTGAGGTAAGGCTAAGTTAGGTAACCCTTACCAGCGGCGGCGGCTGCGGTACGCCTTTGGCAGATATCTCGATGTCGAGATAACTCTAGTACATGTCCGGGGGAAGGGACGAGGCGCGCACCCGCATGCCCGCCGGAACGGTCAGTTGGCCGGGGGATTCCGCATGCCCGGATTCCACCAACTTGACCAGCAAGGACACTGCGCATGCGGCGATCCGCTCGGGATTCAGCGTGACGGTGGTCACGGAGAGTCCTTTCTCCCCGTACGCCGGATCCTCGCTCGCGCAGACCAGCAGCAGGTCGCCGGGCGTCCGCAGGCCGTGACGCGCGGCCGCCGCGAGCACCTGTCTGCCGCCCGGGTCGTACACCGTGTAGACCGCGTCCGGCCGCTCGCGCGCCGCGAACGCGGCGTCGAAGGCGTGGCCCGGCGCGTCCTCGGGGTCGAAGGCGACGACCAGCTCGGGGGCGCCCCGCTCGGCGCACCAATCGGCGTAGGCCGCGGTGACGGCCCCGGTGTAGAACTCCCGGCCGTACCCGGCGTGCAGGGCGATCCGGCGGGCCCCGGAGGCCGCGAGGTGGTCCAGAACCTCGCGGGTGGTGGCGACGTGGTCGTTGTCCACCCACGCGTCCCCGGGCCACGGGTCGGCGGGCCGGCCGTCGAAGACCACCGGCAGCCCGCGCGCCCGCAGGGCCCGGAGCACCGGGTCCCCGGCCGGGCTGTCCAGCAGCAGCATCCCGTCGACGGCGAGGGTGTGCCAGAGGGGATCGCCGCCCCGGGCGGCGGGCAGGGTGGTCAAGGCGTAGCCGCGGGTGTGCGCGGCCGAGGTGGCGGCGGTGAGCAGCCGGGAGAAGTAGGCGACCCCGGCGAAGTCCCAGGGCGAGCCGGCGTACGTGGTGACGGCGATGCCGAGGCTGCGGGTGAGCGGCCCGCGCCGGGTGCCGTAGCCGAGGGCGGCCGCGACCTCGCGGACCCGGCGGCGGGTGCCCTCGCCGAGCCGGCCGGTGCCGCCGAGCGCGTGGGAGACGGTCGCGGTGGAGACCTCCGCGGCGCGCGCGATGTCGGCGAGGGTCGGTCCGGGGCCTGGCACGCGGTCATCGTACGGAGCGGGGCGCGGCGGGTACAGGTACGGGTGCCGGGCACGGGAGTCGTCTCGGACGCCAGGCGGGGGCGCCGGGTGCGGGCGCCGGGTGCGGGCGCCGGGCCCTCCGGCGCCTGGCACGGATGCCGGGCACGGATGCCGAGTCCGGGCGCCGGGTACGGGCCTCGGCTGCGGATTCCGTTGTCCGGGTCGGGTTCCGGTTAAGGGGTTAACCATCGAGTCTCCAGGCCACCTACCGACTCTGGGAGTGGCCATGACCTCTTCACCGCTGTCCCGCCGGGGACTCCTCTCCGCCGTGGGGGCCGCCGGCGCCGCGGGCCTGCTCGGGGCCGGCCCGGCCTCGGCCACGGCCACGGCCGCCGCGCCGACCGGCCGGCGCGGCTCGGCGGCCCTGGTGTTCCACAACGCCCGGGTGTTCACCGGACTGCCCGGCGGGCGGCCGGTGGAGGCGGTGGCCGTCGGACGGGACGGCCGGATCCTGGCCACCGGCGACGCTTCGGTGGTGCGGCGGCACGCGGGCCGGGACACCGAGGTCGTCGACGCCCGCGGGAACACCGTGATGAGCGGCATCCACGACGGCCACACCCATCCGCTGGGCGCCGGGGAACGGTCGCTGCGACCCTCGCTGGAGGGCGCCGAGACCACCGTGGCCGAACTCTCCGAGATCCTGCGCGGCTTCCTGGCCGACACCACCGGGCCGGGCGCGGAGCCCGACGGCTGGCTGGTCGTGGAGGACTGGAACCCGGTCGGACTGCTGCCCGTCGGCACCGCCCCGCACCACTCGCTGCTGGACGCCCTGCCCACCCGCCGGCCGATCGCGCTGGTCGGCGGCGACGGGCACAACCTGTGGGCCAACCAGCGGGCCCTGGACATCGCGGGGATCACGGCGGCCACCCCCGACCCGGTGGGCGGCAGGATCGTCAAGGGGCCCGACGGACAGCCGACGGGCGTGCTCAAGGACGACGCCCAGGTGCTGGTGAAGCGGCACGTGCCGGAGCCCTCCCGCGCGGAACTCGTCGCGGCCTGCGCCGAGGTGCTGGGGCTGGCGGCGGCCTCGGGGGTGACGACGATGATGGACGCCCTGGTCGGGCGGCACGAGCTGGAGCTGTACCGGGCCCTGTCCGCGGCGGGGCGGCTGCCGCAGCGCATCGTGCCGGCCATCCGTCTGGAGGTGGGGCACACGAAGGATCCCGCGGCGGCCCTGGCGTACGCGCGCGGGCTGCGCCGGGAGTTCGAGGGCGTGCCGGGCCTGCGGTTCGGGATGGTCAAGGTGTTCCTGGACGGGGTCATCGAGCACCCGGCGCAGACGGCCGCGCTGTTGAAGCCGTACCTGGACGGCAACGGCCGGCCGACGACGAACCGGGGCGAGCTGTACACCTCCGCGGCCGAGTACGGCCGGCTGACCGCGGCCTTCAACTCGGCCGGATGGCAGATGCACGCCCACGGCCTCGGGGACCGGGCGGTGCGCACCGCGTTGGACGGGTACGAGTACGCCCTGCGGGCGACCGGGCGGCGCGACCCGCGGAACGCCATCGCGCACCTCCAGCTCGTCGACCCGGCGGACCTGCGGCGCTTCGCGCGGCTCGGCGTGGCCGCCTGCATGCAGCTCCAGTGGGCCGCGAAGGACACCTGGACGATGGAGGCCCTGTTGCCGTACATCGGGCCGGAGCGGCACCGGTGGATGTACCCGGCGCGCAGCCTGGAGAAGGCGGGGGCCCGTCTGACGGGCGGCTCCGACTGGCCCGTGGACGCGCTCCAGGTGTGGAACCAGCTGCGGACGGCGATCGACCGGCAGGGCGCCCACGGCGCGGGCGAGCTGTACCGGAAGCTGGAGGGCCTCGGGCGGGAGACGGTCCTGCGGATGCACACCTCGGGGACGGCGTGGCAACTGCGCCAGGAGGCCCTGACGGGCACGGTCGAAGCGGGCAGGGCGGCGGACCTGGTGCTGCTGGACCGGGACGTGACCCGCTGCCCGGTGGCCGACATCAGCGGAACGGGCGTACGGATGACACTGGTCGGGGGGCGTGTCGTGCACGACGCGGACTCCTCGGCGGGCCGGGCGTCCGCGGCGCGGGCCTCGCGTGCGCGGACCGCGCCGCGCCCGGCCTCGTACGCGGCGGTGCACGGCGGCCGGCACCACGCCTGCGGGCACTGACGACGCCGGCCCGGGCCCCGATCCCGACCCCTGCCTTCGGCGGGCGCGAGGGGGTCGGGGGCCGGGTGGCCGTCCGCGCCGGGCCGGCGCAGACTACTCGAAAAGGAACAACTCCCCTATATGGCGCAGGGGGAACACACGGCACCCTCGTCCGCGACGGGGCGGGGGCGGCCCACACGGCCTCCCGGTTCGATCGTCGGACACCACGCGCACCACGCGCATCCCCACGCAGGGCCGCGATCTGACGGTCGGTAACACCCGTCTGCCGCACCCGACGCGATCACCATCTCATATCTGAGATACCGTGCACCCATGGCAGACGACTACCTCGTACGCATCGGCAAGCTCATCCGTGACGCCCGGCAACACCGTGGCTGGACACAGAGTCAACTTGCCGATGCTCTCGGCACCAGCCAGAGCGCCGTGAATCGGATCGAACGCGGCAATCAAAACATCAGCCTTGAGATGATCGCCCGAATCGGTGAAGCTCTGGACAGTGAGATCGTCTCTCTGGGCTACGCGGGACCGATGCACCTGCGGGTCGTCGGCGGACGGC of the Streptomyces sp. NBC_01426 genome contains:
- a CDS encoding carbohydrate ABC transporter permease translates to MTTVTKTAGTTEAERSGGGRRVKKDGGSPPSEGVALNVFSHGFLAVWAVLIVLPLAWLMLGSFKTDSQIGGSALSWPSNWHLDAFSRAWDKGIGDYFAHTMIVMVFSVPLTMLLGSMAAYVLARYPFRGNRIIYYFFVSGAMFPVFLALVPLFFMVKRLDMLNTYQGLIMVYVAYSMPFTVFFMYSFFRTLPTAVHEAAVIDGASDTRIFFQVMLPMAKPGLISVGIFNVLGQWNQYILPSVLMQPQSGSDPERYMLTQGLIQLQYQMGYETDLPVLFAGVTIAMIPMLVVYLSFQRQIQAGLTSATLK
- a CDS encoding carbohydrate ABC transporter permease, producing the protein MSQVAQSRGRLGFITGFLVLPLALYLTFVIWPYIQTFGYSFTDWSGQSPTFRFVGVENYTALMKDEVFRGALWHNLLLLVFVPTITILLSLFFAFMLNAGGRGGAGGVKGVRGSAFYKVVYFFPQVLSLAILAVLFGAVYRSDEGGLLNGFLTKIGIVDAAHPVEWLNEPDLVLWCLLMVVVWHGVGFYLVLFSAAMQSVPKDIYEAALLDGAGRAQTFFKVTLPLLWDSVQTSAVYLGIAAMDMFVLVSTMTSGQFGGGPDHHSEVMATVLMRNFLYFGKSGYACAMGVVMLILTMILSLITLRATRRERIEF
- the ngcE gene encoding N-acetylglucosamine/diacetylchitobiose ABC transporter substrate-binding protein, which produces MGSTSAHGENSTGDGLGRRDLIKRSAALGLIAVPTMSFLSACASGGEEAPEGGAPKGAVTKENPFGVAKGSKMDVVVFKGGFGDDYAKAWEAAFDKKWGTTSTHLGTQEITAKLQPRFNGGNPPDVVDDSGAQQIKIDVLAKGGQLADLTQVLDSPSLDDPSKKVRDVLIAGTVEQGTQGGKFVALNYVYTVFGLWYSGKLFKEKGWSEPKTWDEFLAVCTKAKEAGIGGLAHQGKFPYYINVVIMDLIAKKGGLDAMKAIDNLEPNAFEGNPAALAAVEAVYEVVEKGLLMPGTNGLTHTESQTAWNQYKAAFIPSGSWLENEQLKQTPEDFDMKFLPVPVLADSKLPFEAIRAGAGEPFIVPEKAANKAGGLEFLRSMLSREWSTLFAQQANSLTVVKDGVDPNVKLRPGTQSAVGALKGAGTNTFNYLYPDWYSEMDAEIQNASNELMAKRIQPKEWIKRAQAAVDKAAKTPNAKNNKRS
- the acnA gene encoding aconitate hydratase AcnA, which encodes MSANSFDARSTLQVGDESYEIFKLDKVEGSARLPYSLKVLLENLLRTEDGANITADHIRSLGNWDSQAQPSEEIQFTPARVIMQDFTGVPCVVDLATMREAVKALGGDPAKINPLSPAEMVIDHSVIADKFGTKEAFAQNVELEYGRNKERYQFLRWGQTAFDDFKVVPPGTGIVHQVNIEHLARTVMVRNGQAYPDTLVGTDSHTTMVNGLGVLGWGVGGIEAEAAMLGQPVSMLIPRVVGFKLTGELPAGTTATDLVLTITEMLRKHGVVGKFVEFYGEGVAATSLANRATIGNMSPEFGSTAAIFPIDDETLKYLRLTGRDAQQVALVEAYAKAQGLWLDPAAEPDFSEKLELDLSTVVPSIAGPKRPQDRIVLANAAEQFAVDVRNYVSDDEEAGKESFPASDAPASSNGVPTKPTPVTLADGTSFEIDHGAVTVAAITSCTNTSNPYVMVAAALVAKKASEKGLTRKPWVKTTLAPGSKVVTDYFDKAGLTPYLDKMGFNLVGYGCTTCIGNSGPLDEEISKAINEADLAVTSVLSGNRNFEGRINPDVKMNYLASPPLVVAYAIAGSMKVDITQDALGTDTDGKPVFLADIWPSEAEVNDVVANAIGEDMFSKSYQDVFAGDAQWQALEIPTGNTFEWDPQSTYVRKPPYFEGMTMETTPVSDIAGARVLAKLGDSVTTDHISPAGAIKADTPAGKYLTEHGVERRDFNSYGSRRGNHEVMIRGTFANIRLRNQIAAGTEGGFTRDFTVDGAPVAFIYDASQNYQAAGIPLVILAGKEYGSGSSRDWAAKGTALLGVKAVIAESYERIHRSNLIGMGVLPLQFPEGATAASLGLTGEETFAFTGVEELNNGTTPRTVKVTTDTGVEFDAVVRIDTPGEADYYRNGGIMQYVLRNLIRG
- a CDS encoding LacI family DNA-binding transcriptional regulator; the encoded protein is MPGPGPTLADIARAAEVSTATVSHALGGTGRLGEGTRRRVREVAAALGYGTRRGPLTRSLGIAVTTYAGSPWDFAGVAYFSRLLTAATSAAHTRGYALTTLPAARGGDPLWHTLAVDGMLLLDSPAGDPVLRALRARGLPVVFDGRPADPWPGDAWVDNDHVATTREVLDHLAASGARRIALHAGYGREFYTGAVTAAYADWCAERGAPELVVAFDPEDAPGHAFDAAFAARERPDAVYTVYDPGGRQVLAAAARHGLRTPGDLLLVCASEDPAYGEKGLSVTTVTLNPERIAACAVSLLVKLVESGHAESPGQLTVPAGMRVRASSLPPDMY
- a CDS encoding amidohydrolase, which translates into the protein MTSSPLSRRGLLSAVGAAGAAGLLGAGPASATATAAAPTGRRGSAALVFHNARVFTGLPGGRPVEAVAVGRDGRILATGDASVVRRHAGRDTEVVDARGNTVMSGIHDGHTHPLGAGERSLRPSLEGAETTVAELSEILRGFLADTTGPGAEPDGWLVVEDWNPVGLLPVGTAPHHSLLDALPTRRPIALVGGDGHNLWANQRALDIAGITAATPDPVGGRIVKGPDGQPTGVLKDDAQVLVKRHVPEPSRAELVAACAEVLGLAAASGVTTMMDALVGRHELELYRALSAAGRLPQRIVPAIRLEVGHTKDPAAALAYARGLRREFEGVPGLRFGMVKVFLDGVIEHPAQTAALLKPYLDGNGRPTTNRGELYTSAAEYGRLTAAFNSAGWQMHAHGLGDRAVRTALDGYEYALRATGRRDPRNAIAHLQLVDPADLRRFARLGVAACMQLQWAAKDTWTMEALLPYIGPERHRWMYPARSLEKAGARLTGGSDWPVDALQVWNQLRTAIDRQGAHGAGELYRKLEGLGRETVLRMHTSGTAWQLRQEALTGTVEAGRAADLVLLDRDVTRCPVADISGTGVRMTLVGGRVVHDADSSAGRASAARASRARTAPRPASYAAVHGGRHHACGH